The following nucleotide sequence is from Mucilaginibacter sp. cycad4.
AAGCTCCTAACTATACCAGCAGGTAACTCTTATATAAACTGCATAAAATAAAGAGTCTGAAAGATGCAGCATCTTTCAGACTCTTTTGTTTTTAATGACCTTATTGGCCGGTCATAGATGAAGACTTTGAAATTAAGCCGTTGGCTGTAATGATCTTCAATGCCTGATCATAATTGAAACCTACTTTAACGAGCGCGTCAAAATAGTCTTTATTTAATTTAGCTATTTCGGCTATTTTGCCTGGTTGCTTAAAATAGGCAAGCTGAGCATCGAGTACTGATTTAGCCATCGAGGCATACATCGGCCCCATAGAACTCATCGCGTTTTGCATATCATTGGAGGAGTTTCCATAAAATGAACCTGTAGAGGCTGAGTCGGCGGCAACTGGTGGCGGTGGAAGCAAAACTACGTCTGTTACCTTAACACGCTTGGTTACGGCAGCTTGTTCGGTTAAACTAACATTATAAAAATTAAAATAACTTATTCCGGATTTGTGTAACCCGGCGTGTTCAATAATATCAATGGATTTTGCAGCAGCCGGTATTTTTTTAAAATAGATTTTAAATTCAAGTTTATCACCAGCCTTTTTTAATACATCTTTATTGGGCACCATGGCTATGTTTTCCGACTTAACATAGTCATAATGCTCGTTGCTCAAATCAGTTTGAATAAAGATCTCTTTATTGAGTTGGACCCAAGCATTATCCTGATAGGCGTAGTTTTCAAAAGTCACAATAGTATACTGGCTATTGGTTTCAATTTTTTTGATAATTGTTGACTGATCGTCTTTTTGCTCAACGTTAGGAGTTGTAATGTTTTGCGCGAATGCCTGCGCTGCAATAATAAAAAAGGTGATAATGGTTAAAATAGGTTTTTTCATGTGATAATTTTTTTAAATATATCAATAATATAAATGTTGTTGTAATAGAATTAACCGGTAACAAAACCTTAATAGGCCATCAAACAAATTTTACTATTATTGAGCATGAAATCTATCTGTGTATTCTGCGGCGCTAATTTCAACGGCGACCCTGTATTAAAACAAGCTATTGATCAACTGGCGGAGGTAATGGTGAGTCGTGATATCGCCCTTGTATTTGGCGGCGGTAAAGTTGGTGTTATGGGTTTAATAGCAGATGCCGTGTTAAGCAGAGGAGGCAAGGCCATAGGCATTATTCCGCAATTTTTAATGGATAAAGAGGTTGGGCATACCGGTTTAACGGAGTTGCATATAGTTGAAAATATGCACCAGCGCAAGCAAATGATGAATGACCTTTGTGAGGGTATCATCACACTTCCCGGAGGTTTAGGTACCCTTGAAGAATTTTTTGAGGTATTAACCTGGCTGCAATTAGGTTTGCATAATCACCCGATCGGCTTGCTAAACGTCAATGGTTTTTACGACCTGTTACTTAAACAGATGGACGTAATGGTTGAGCAGCGTTTTCTAAAGCCAACCAATCGCGAACTGATCCTTACCTCTGGCAATCCAATAGAACTGGTAAACCTGATGGATAATTTCAATGCCAAACCCGATGATGTATGGTTTAAGGATAGAAATCTTACTTAAGTCTTAAGTTCGAAGTTTTAGTCAAAAGTTTTGGTGTTTGCGAAGGTTTATAAGCTGATGAACTGCCTGCTGCCAACTATTTACTGCTAACTGTCTTATCTCTTTAAAACAAAACCGTTTGCAATTCCCTTTTTAGATAGGAAATTTTCTAAATTACCTGTCCTATCTAAAACCAATTATGAATATCGAATTCAATAAAAATGAAGATATTAACAAGCAGCTTGTTTACGAACTAAACACCCGGCTTAACAAAGTATACCAGGGCGGTGGCGAAAAAGCAGCAGCCAAACAAAAAGAAAAAGGAAAAATGCTGGCCCGCGAACGGGTGGATTATCTGATTGATAAAGATAAACCATGGCTGGAGGTGGGTGCTTTTGTTGCAGACGGGATGTATGCTGAACACGGCGGCTGCCCATCCGGTGGTGTTATTTGCGGTATCGGGTATATATCGGGCAGGCAATGTATTATTGTGGCTAATGATGCTACAGTAAAAGCAGGGGCCTGGTTCCCGATAACGGCTAAAAAGAACCTCCGTGCCCAGGAAATCGCCATTGAAAACAAATTACCCATCATCTACCTCGTCGATTCGGCCGGGGTTTATCTGCCCTTGCAGGACGAGATCTTTCCGGATAAGGAGCACTTCGGCCGGATTTTTCGCAATAACGCCATCATGAGCAGTATGGGGATTATCCAGATCGCTGCCATTATGGGTTCATGTGTAGCAGGAGGGGCATACCTCCCAATTATGAGCGATGAAGCTATGATTGTGGAAGGTACGGGCTCGGTTTTCCTGGCGGGGTCATATCTCGTAAAATCGGCCATTGGTGAGGATGTGGATAACGAAACCCTCGGAGGTGCCACCACCCATTGCGAAATTTCAGGCGTTACCGATTATAAGCAGCCTAATGATCGGGCCGCGCTTGATTCCATCCGCAATATCATGAGCATGACGGGCGATTATACCAAAGCCGGTTTCGATCGGATCCAACCCTCTGCTCCAAAACTCAGTGAAAAAGAAATCTATGGCATACTGCCCGATAACCGGGAAAAGGCTTATGACATGAAGGAGATCATGCTCCGTTTGTTGGATAATTCAGAGTTTGAACCCTATAAAGATGGTTACGGACAATCCATTATTTGCGGCTTAGGCCGTATTGACGGCTGGGCCGTAGGCATTGTTGCTAATCAGCGCAAGGTGATCAAATCAAAAAAAGGGGAGATGCAATTTGGCGGTGTGATCTATTCCGACTCGGCAGATAAGGCTACCCGTTTTATCATGAACTGTAATCAGAAGAAGATCCCGTTGGTGTTTTTACAGGATGTCACCGGTTTTATGGTGGGCAGCCGCTCGGAGCAGGGGGGCATCATTAAAGATGGTGCTAAAATGGTGAATGCAGTAGCAAATTCTGTTGTGCCTAAGTTTACCATTGTTATAGGCAATAGCTACGGGGCAGGCAATTACGCCATGTGCGGCAAAGCCTATGATCCGCGATTGATCTATGCCTGGCCATCGGCCAAAATTGCAGTAATGGGCGGCGGACAAGCAGCCAAAACGCTGTTACAAATCCAGGCAGCCGGCTTCAAAGCCAAAGGTGAAGAGATTGATGCTGTAAAAGAAGCTGAATTGTTAAAACAGATAACCGACAGGTATAACGCCCAAACAACTCCATACTATGCAGCAGCCAGGCTTTGGGTTGATGGGATCATCGATCCGCTTGAAACCCGAAAGGTAATATCTATGGGCATCGAGGCCGCTAATCATGCGCCTATTGAAAAGGCATTTAATGTGGGGGTGATACAAACGTAGCTTTTAGTGATTAGAGGTTGGAGATAGGGGATTAGTAAAATCTCTTATTTGAAGATACTTAAAGATAAGTTGTAGATAAAACGTCATTGCGAGGTACGAAGCAATCGCGAACTTTACAGGGCGGACCTGCCGATCGGGGATTGCTTCGTACCTCACAATGACGTTTTTAAGATTATCTTGCGTTCATTTGTAACGCAAATAAAACTAACCTCTATGTCTTTTATGCTTTTTCTTTGGTGATTTTGACGAAGATGAGCTTTTTTTATCCGAAGATTTTTTCTCCTCAACTTTAACCGGTTGATTATCGGATGCTTTATTGCTTACATCAGTCGAATCTTTACTCAACTGTTTTACAGTAAACTCATTACCGCGTAAACCATACTCCAGCTGGCGTTTAGCCCCTGAAGGTTTGGCCTCTTTGCCTGTGCCATTAAATATCGGGAATTCCCGCATCAGCTTACCATCCCTGATATAGAAATTATCATTACCACGATAGCCTTTACGCTGTGAACT
It contains:
- a CDS encoding carboxyl transferase domain-containing protein: MNIEFNKNEDINKQLVYELNTRLNKVYQGGGEKAAAKQKEKGKMLARERVDYLIDKDKPWLEVGAFVADGMYAEHGGCPSGGVICGIGYISGRQCIIVANDATVKAGAWFPITAKKNLRAQEIAIENKLPIIYLVDSAGVYLPLQDEIFPDKEHFGRIFRNNAIMSSMGIIQIAAIMGSCVAGGAYLPIMSDEAMIVEGTGSVFLAGSYLVKSAIGEDVDNETLGGATTHCEISGVTDYKQPNDRAALDSIRNIMSMTGDYTKAGFDRIQPSAPKLSEKEIYGILPDNREKAYDMKEIMLRLLDNSEFEPYKDGYGQSIICGLGRIDGWAVGIVANQRKVIKSKKGEMQFGGVIYSDSADKATRFIMNCNQKKIPLVFLQDVTGFMVGSRSEQGGIIKDGAKMVNAVANSVVPKFTIVIGNSYGAGNYAMCGKAYDPRLIYAWPSAKIAVMGGGQAAKTLLQIQAAGFKAKGEEIDAVKEAELLKQITDRYNAQTTPYYAAARLWVDGIIDPLETRKVISMGIEAANHAPIEKAFNVGVIQT
- a CDS encoding TIGR00730 family Rossman fold protein; its protein translation is MKSICVFCGANFNGDPVLKQAIDQLAEVMVSRDIALVFGGGKVGVMGLIADAVLSRGGKAIGIIPQFLMDKEVGHTGLTELHIVENMHQRKQMMNDLCEGIITLPGGLGTLEEFFEVLTWLQLGLHNHPIGLLNVNGFYDLLLKQMDVMVEQRFLKPTNRELILTSGNPIELVNLMDNFNAKPDDVWFKDRNLT